From the Cyanobium sp. M30B3 genome, the window CCAAGGGCCGCTCCCGCTAGGCTCCGTCGCAGTTCCAGCCAAAGGTCTGCGGATGTCGGTGTCAGCTCCCTATTACGGCGACTCCGCCGTGATGCGCACGCCGCCGCCCGATCTGCCCTCCCTGTTGCTCAAGGAGCGGATCGTGTACCTGGGCCTGCCCCTGTTCAGCGACGACGACGCCAAGCGCCAGATGGGCATCGACGTGACCGAGCTGATCATTGCCCAGCTGCTCTACCTGGAGTTCGACAATCCGGAGAAGCCGATCTTCTTCTACATCAACTCCACCGGCACCTCCTGGTTCACCGGCGACGCCATCGGCTTCGAGACCGAGGCCTTCGCCATTGCCGACACGATCCGCTATGTGAAGCCACCGGTGCACACGATCTGCATCGGCCAGGCCATGGGCACCGCGGCGATGATCCTCAGCGCCGGCACCAAGGGCCAGCGGGCCGCCCTGCCCCACGCCTCGATCGTGCTGCACCAGCCCCGCAGCGGCGCCCGCGGCCAGGCCAGCGACATCCAGATCCGGGCCCAGGAGGTGCTGCACAACAAGCGCACCATGCTGGAGATGCTGGCTGAGAACACCGGCAAGAGCGTGGAGCAGCTGTCGCGCGATTCCGACCGCATGACCTACCTCACCGCCCAGGAAGCCCTGGACTACGGCCTGATCGACCGGGTGCTGAGCAGCCGCAAGGACCTGCCCGGCGGCGGCGCCGGCGCCGAGCTGCCCAGCGCCGATCGCAGTCCGGCCGGCATCGGCTGAGCGATCGGCCCAGCACCCCCAGGCCCGCGCTGCCTGCGTCCTCTCCACACCGTTCCGCACTCCACCACCCCCCTTCACCTGAGCCATGCCCATCGGCACCCCCAGCGTTCCCTACCGCCTCCCCGGCAGCCAGTACGAGCGCTGGGTGGACATCTACACCCGCCTGGGCGTGGAGCGGATCCTGTTTCTCGGCTCAGAGGTGAACGACGCCGTGGCCAACGCCCTGGTAGCCCAGATGCTCTATCTGGATTCGGAGGACAGCTCCAAGCCGATCTACCTGTACATCAACTCCCCGGGGGGATCGGTAACCGCCGGCCTGGCGATCTACGACACCATGCAGTATGTGAAATCCGACGTGGTGACCATCTGCGTGGGCCTGGCTGCGTCGATGGGCGCGTTTCTACTGGGCGCCGGCACCAAGGGCAAACGGCTGGCCCTGCCCCACAGCCGGATCATGATCCACCAGCCCCTGGGCGGCACCAGCCAGCGCCAGGCCTCTGACATCGAGATCGAGGCCAAGGAGATCCTGCGCATCAAGGACATGCTCAACCATTCGATGGCTGACATGACTGGCCAGCCCTTCGAGAAGATCGAGAAGGACACCGACCGCGACTATTTCCTCAGCGCCGCCGAGGCAAAGGACTACGGCCTGATCGACCGGGTGATCGCCCATCCCAGCGAGGCCTGAAGGGACCGGTGGTTCAGCCCCAGGGCGATGCACTTGCCCGCTTCGCCTTCGAAGAGAACCTTGATCACGGCCTTCTGCTGGGCCAGCCCTACGCGAGCTGCAGCGGCCGCGAGGGGTTCAGCACCGATCGATACAGCATCGAAGCGGGCCGGTTGCAGCACCGGGCAGCAAGCCCAAGGATCAGCCACTGCATCACTGCCATCCGGCTCACAAGCTTCAAGCGGTTCGCCAACAGCCTGCTCCAACTCACCCATGCCTGCATGGTTGGCCGATCTCTCGGCGTGAAGAGGCTGCATATCCCAGGTTTTTGGTACCTGCGGGAAGGAATCCATCACAGCAGCAACGGCCTGGAAATACGAAACACGGATGAACTTGATCTCAGCGCCGATGAGTTGATTCTAGCAGGAAGTTTCCTGAAGATGAAGGCCCTCAAACCCCTTTGCCGCGGCCGGGTCAACCCCAGGAAAGTGCTACGCAGCCTCCGGCCGCTTATCAATCTCGACCTCAACGCCACTGCCTATGCAAAACAGGATCTGGTGATCCATATTCGCTCAGGAGATATCTTCATCACCCCCCATCCCGGTTACGGGCAACCTCCACTTGCCTTCTATCAGCAGGTGGTTCGCTCCAAGCCATGGAACACGGTACGGGTTGTGTTCGAGGATCGCCTCAACCCGGTGATTACACCACTACTGGATTGGCTACCACACCATTGCGGCCAAGTTGAGGTTGTGAGCGGCAACTTGAAAGATGATCTCGAGGTGTTGCTACGCGCCCGTGCCATTGCATGTGGCAGTGGCACATTCATTCGCGGCATTTCCGCCCTATCCCGAAACCTCAAAAAGCTCTACTATTGGCATAATGAATCCTTCAACACATGGGGGAATCGCAAGTTGAAGGTTTTCAGGGTCGTTGACGGCCCTGGCACCTACGCCCGGGCGATCTGCCAGGGGAACTGGCGGAACACTCCTGAGCAGCAACAGCTGATGCTGTCGTATCCAGAGGAAGGGCTGAGCATTCAGCGTCAGGGACCAATCCCCTGAGGCAACTCCCATTGGCGCCAAATCCCCGTCACGGCAGCCACCCCTTCAGGCCAGGGAACCAGACCCACTCTGCAGGGGGCCTGGTCAACGTGCTGATCCACATGGCTGGTGGGGTGCTGGAGGGCGCTTACGTAAGCTCGTTTCTTGCCCCTTGCCCCAGTGCCAGCCCGGATGGCCCAGCTCTTCTACGACTCCGACGCCGACCTCTCCCTGCTGAGCGGCAAGACCGTGGCGATCATCGGCTACGGCTCCCAGGGCCATGCCCATGCCCTCAACCTCAAGGACAGCGGCATCGACGTGGTGGTGGGCCTCTACGAGGGCAGCCGCTCGGCGGACAAGGCCCGGGCCGACGGCCTGGAGGTGCTGAGCGTGGCCGACGCCTGCGCCAAGGCCGACTGGATCATGGTGCTGCTGCCGGATGAGGCCCAGAAGGCGGTGTATGAGAAGGAGATCGCCCCGCACCTGAAAGCCGGCAAGGTGCTGAGCTTCGCCCACGGCTTCAACATCCGCTTCGGCCTGATCCAGCCTCCCGCCGATGTGGACGTAGTGATGATCGCCCCCAAGGGCCCCGGCCACACCGTGCGCTGGGAGTACCAGAACGGCCAGGGCGTGCCCGCCCTGTTCGCCATCCACCAGGATGCCAGCGGCAAGGCCCGTGAGCTGGCCATGGCCTACGCCAAGGGCATCGGCGGCACCCGCGCCGGCATCCTCGAAACCAACTTCAAGGAGGAGACCGAGACCGACCTGTTCGGCGAGCAGGCCGTGCTCTGCGGCGGCCTCAGCGAGCTGGTGAAGGCGGGTTTCGAGACCCTGGTGGAAGCCGGCTACCAGCCCGAGCTGGCCTACTTCGAGTGCCTGCACGAGGTGAAGCTGATCGTGGATCTGATGGTGAAGGGCGGCCTCACCGCCATGCGCGATTCGATCTCCAACACCGCCGAGTACGGCGACTACGTGAGCGGCCCGCGCCTGATCACCGCCGACACCAAGGCCGAGATGAAGCGCATCCTGGCCGACATCCAGGACGGCACCTTCGCCCGCAACTTCGTGGCCGAGTGCGAGGCCGGCAAGCCCGAGATGGCCAGGATCCGCGAGCGCGATGCCGCCCATCCGATCGAGCAGGTGGGCAAGGGCCTGCGCTCGATGTTCTCCTGGCTGAAGAGCGCCTGATCCCGCTGCAGCTCCAGCCCCTGCTGCTGGTGGCCCTGGCCCTGGGGCTCGACCGCCTGGTGGGGGACCCTCCCTGGTGTCCCCACCCGGTGGTGGTGATGGGCTGGTGGATCAACCGCCTGCGCGGCCTGGCCGAGGGCTGGGCCGGCGACCGGCCCTGGGCGCTCCGCCTGGCCGGCAGCCTGATCACCCTGCTGCTGGTGGGAGTCAGCGGCCTGGTGGGCTGGCTGGTGGAGCGGCTGGCCCTGATGGAGAGTTGCCGAGAGCTGGGTTTGCTGGTGCTTCTGCTGGGTCTGGGCAGCGCCCTGGCCGGCCGCTCCCTGGCCCAGGCGGTGGAGGCGGTGCTGGCGGTACTGCCCGACGATCCGGCGGCCAGCGGCAACGATCTTGCGTCGGCCCGCCAGCAACTCGCTGGGATCGTGGGCCGCGACACCGCCGGGCTCAACCGGCCCCAGATCCTGCGGGCCCTGGCCGAAACCGCCAGTGAGAATGCGGTGGATGGCCTGTTCGCCCCCCTGTTCTGGATGCTGGTGGGCGCCGGGCTGTGGCAGGCGGGCTGGTGGGCCGGCCCCGGCCCCCTGGCCCTGGCCTGGGGGTTCAAGGCCGCCAGCACCCTCGATTCGATGCTGGGCTACCGCCGCGGCCGGCTGCGCTGGCTGGGCACCGCCGGCGCCCGCCTCGACGACCTGCTGGTGTGGCTGCCCTGCAGGCTGGTGACCCTGAGCCTGCCCCTGGCCGCCGGTGCGGCCCCGGGCCGCTGGCTGGCCCTGGTGCGGCAGGCCCTGCAGGATGGCCGTCCCGATCCATCCCCCAATGCCGGCCTCTCCCAGGCGATCTACGCCCGGGTGCTGGGCGTGCAGCTGGGGGGGGTGAACCGCTACAGCGGCCAGCTGCGCAGCAAGCCCCTGCTGGCGGCGGGGGGGCGGGCACCGGCCGCAGCCGATGTGCGGCGGATGCTGCGCTGCAGCGCCCGGCTGAGCTGGCTGTGGCTTGCCACCGCAGCCCTTCCGGGCGCCTGGGTGTTCGTCACGAAACCTCTCAGCTGATTGCCGCGGACTGCGGGGCTGACGAAGCTGCGGGCACCTCCTGGGAACCATGGCGATTCGCGAACTCCTTGAAAGCGCCCTTTGCGAACCGGAGATCGGAACCACCCCGCAGTTCCGCTGGCACGCCACGCCGGTGGGCATCGCCGCCCTCTGGAACGCCGGCTCGCCGCCCACCGCACCGCCCTATGACGCAGCGCTGCAGGAGGCCCTGCAGGTGGGCCTCGACCTGAGCCGCGAGGAACGGGAGTTCCACCAGCTCACGTCGGGCCTGGTGCTGCTGTTCCATTCCTGAAGGCCGGATCGGCGAACACCAGCCTCCAGTCGTGCAGGGTCCAGCGCACACAGCCGGCCGCGATCAGCGGATCACAGCGCACGAGGGCTTCGGCCTCCGCCCGGTCGGCGGCCTGGAACACCAGCATGCCGCCGGCCCCGTTCCGGCCCACCCGATCGCCCCAGTAGCCGCTGCTGGGACGGTGCCCGGCCCGCTCCAGGCTCTCCAGCCAGCGCAGGTGGGCCGGCACCACGGCATCAAAGCGGGCCTTGTCCACCACCCCCTCCTCCAGCTTCACGAACCAGGGCATCGACTGCGCGCTGCCTCAGGGATAGGCATGGAGGCGGGCGGTGTGCACCGGCACCTCCCGGTCACTGAGGCGCCACTGCTCCA encodes:
- the cobD gene encoding cobalamin biosynthesis protein CobD codes for the protein MALALGLDRLVGDPPWCPHPVVVMGWWINRLRGLAEGWAGDRPWALRLAGSLITLLLVGVSGLVGWLVERLALMESCRELGLLVLLLGLGSALAGRSLAQAVEAVLAVLPDDPAASGNDLASARQQLAGIVGRDTAGLNRPQILRALAETASENAVDGLFAPLFWMLVGAGLWQAGWWAGPGPLALAWGFKAASTLDSMLGYRRGRLRWLGTAGARLDDLLVWLPCRLVTLSLPLAAGAAPGRWLALVRQALQDGRPDPSPNAGLSQAIYARVLGVQLGGVNRYSGQLRSKPLLAAGGRAPAAADVRRMLRCSARLSWLWLATAALPGAWVFVTKPLS
- a CDS encoding ATP-dependent Clp protease proteolytic subunit, with the protein product MSVSAPYYGDSAVMRTPPPDLPSLLLKERIVYLGLPLFSDDDAKRQMGIDVTELIIAQLLYLEFDNPEKPIFFYINSTGTSWFTGDAIGFETEAFAIADTIRYVKPPVHTICIGQAMGTAAMILSAGTKGQRAALPHASIVLHQPRSGARGQASDIQIRAQEVLHNKRTMLEMLAENTGKSVEQLSRDSDRMTYLTAQEALDYGLIDRVLSSRKDLPGGGAGAELPSADRSPAGIG
- a CDS encoding ATP-dependent Clp protease proteolytic subunit; its protein translation is MPIGTPSVPYRLPGSQYERWVDIYTRLGVERILFLGSEVNDAVANALVAQMLYLDSEDSSKPIYLYINSPGGSVTAGLAIYDTMQYVKSDVVTICVGLAASMGAFLLGAGTKGKRLALPHSRIMIHQPLGGTSQRQASDIEIEAKEILRIKDMLNHSMADMTGQPFEKIEKDTDRDYFLSAAEAKDYGLIDRVIAHPSEA
- the ilvC gene encoding ketol-acid reductoisomerase — protein: MAQLFYDSDADLSLLSGKTVAIIGYGSQGHAHALNLKDSGIDVVVGLYEGSRSADKARADGLEVLSVADACAKADWIMVLLPDEAQKAVYEKEIAPHLKAGKVLSFAHGFNIRFGLIQPPADVDVVMIAPKGPGHTVRWEYQNGQGVPALFAIHQDASGKARELAMAYAKGIGGTRAGILETNFKEETETDLFGEQAVLCGGLSELVKAGFETLVEAGYQPELAYFECLHEVKLIVDLMVKGGLTAMRDSISNTAEYGDYVSGPRLITADTKAEMKRILADIQDGTFARNFVAECEAGKPEMARIRERDAAHPIEQVGKGLRSMFSWLKSA